The Campylobacter concisus sequence AGCAACGATATTAGTAGTATTTTCAGAGTGCAAAGCCTCCTCAATAAGCTCACTTTCACGCTCAGTGATAGTTGGTCTATAAAACGGAATCTCTCTCATCTTTAATCCTTTAAATTTTCACTATCAACGGCATTTGTCGTTTAAACCTGTTTGAAACAACTCTATTTTCTATATCCGATACTGCTTTTAATCCGAACTTTTTGATGACTTGCTCCTTGTTATTTTCTAAATTTTCTAAAATCTCATCAATAACAGCATAACTGTAACCTATGTCACCTTCGTCACTTTGACCATCCCACAAATCAGCCGAAGGTGCTTTGTTGATAAAATTTTTATCAACCCCAAGATGTTTTGCAAATTCAAAAATTTCACTTTTGTAAAGCTCTCCGATAGGATTTATCGCACATGCCAAATCCCCAAATATCGTACCGTATCCAAGCATAAGCTCACTTTTATTGCTTGTTCCGATAACTAGAGCGTTTATACTAGATGAATAATCATAAAGCAAGCTCATTCTAACTCTAGCTGCTAAATTCCCTTTTCTTAAATTGCTTAAATTTACATCTATCGTTTCGTAAAAGGCATTTAAAATACCCTCTATGGATAAAACCTTATATTTTATGTTTAGTTTTTCGCATAAATTTAAGGCGTCATCCATATTTTGTCTGTTTGATGATGCTGTTGGCATGATGAGTGCATAAGTTTCATTTGGTTTTGCTCTTGCACACAAAGTCGCTACCACAGCAGAATCAATACCTCCACTAACGCCCAACAACAAATTTTTATCTTTAGTTTTATCTTTTAAGCTAAAAACTAAAGTTTCTTCGATCTTTTGATACTCCTTCATTCTTCCTTTGCCTAGATTTGCTTCCTTTTGCAAAAATTATACTAAGTGAATTTAAAATTTTTCTTTAAGTTTAAGTAAAAAGATGTAAAATTTTAAGAAATAATAAATTTAAGGTAAAAAATGAGAGTAATACACAAAAGTTTTGGAGATTTTGGCACTAATTGTTACATTGTTACAAAAAATAGCTCATCTATAGTGATAGATCCAGGAGATGGGGCAAAAGAATGGGTTTTACAAAATGCCAAAAATTTAAAAGCCATCCTTTGTACTCATGGGCATTTTGATCATATTTTTGATGCTGGTAAGTTAAAAGATGAGCTAGAAATTCCGGTTTATATTAATAAATTTGACGCTTTTATGTGTGAAAATGACATTTTTGGCTATATGAAAAGTGTATTTAAGCCAGATGTTTTAGTTAGTAACGATGAAAATTTCCAGATTGATGATTTTTACATTAAATTTCACCACTTTCCAGGACATACGCCAGGTTGTTCGATGATAGAGATAGATGACGTGATGTTTAGCGGAGATTTCTTATTTAAAGGCAGCATAGGGCGCTGGGATTTTCCATTTTCAGATAAAAATGAAATGCTCAAAAGCCTAGAAAAATGCAAACTAATTGATGACGACTTTACACTTTGTCCAGGACACGGCGAAAGTAGTATGCTAAAGAGCGAGCAAGACAATATTGATTATTGGGTAGGTCTTGTTAAAAATAGTTAGAGTCATATGCTGCAAGACAAACTTTATTTATTAGAAAAAATTTGAGTTTATTGCCTGTTTTTATTGACTATGTGTATTCTAGGATTATTGATATTAAAGGATTAAAAATTAAAGAGAGTCCGAGCGAAAACTCGCTCGGATAAAAGGTTTTTAGAAGCTATATTTTGCTTCAAATCTTATACGATCTTGCTTGAAGCTTTCGCCATCTTTTTTGTCTTTAGCAGCTGCATACCAAGAAAGGAATGTAAGTTTTTTGCTGTATTTGTAGCTAGCATCAAGATACCATTCGCTTCTTTTTGCTTTATCTTTATCGGCAAGAACATATAGACCATTGCTGTATCCTTTGCCTTTAGTATATCCAGCACCAAAGCCAAATTTATCTATATCGTATCCAGCGTTAACAAACCAGTAGTTGTTGTCGCCTTTGATGTTATTATAGAATTGCTTACTGCTAGCCATTGCACCATTTAGGATCTTAGCTGGGTTGATAAGCTGACCATTTGCATCAAGAGTTACAAATGAAATTTTGTTGCTATTTTTAGCATCGCTAGTTTTATTTTTAGCATCAAAATCTAAGTAACCAGCATTAAGTTTAGCACCAAATAATTTTGTGCCAGCTTGAACTGCCCAGAAGTCAGCATCAGCTACTTCTTTGTGGTCTGAATCATTATGAACATATTGACCTTTTAAGTTTAGGTTTATATCATCAGTCACATTAAAGCTTACAGCAGCCTCAGCACCATAAAGTGTAGCTATATCTTGAAGATTTGCAATAGCAGCTTTGAATGATACAGGGTCATAGCTACCTACTGCACCTAGATAGTAAAGGTTGCCTGGAGCATTATGGAATTTTGAGGTGCCACTAATTGTAGTTAGTAATGGTCCATCCACTTCATCAGTGTTATCTTCTATAGCATCGTACGCTGCAGCTGTTAAGCTAAGACCTGCTACATCAGTATTTACTACTTTTAGACCTGTAGCTGCTATATCACCATCATCATAGAATGTTTTGATAAGTTGTTTACCAGCTGTGATAGTAGTATCAGATACTTTGTATCCTAGATACATCTCGTAAACACCAAATGTGTCAGTTGTATTTGTTTTGTCAGTACCACCGCCAATAACCGTATCGTATTTATTGCTATAAGTAATTCCGTTATTATCACCAGAACCGTCTTTTGAAGCATACCTTAGTGTTAATACGCCAAAGAAATTATCATCAATAGCAGCCTTGAATGATGTTTGCATTCTATATGCATGACCAGCAAGACTTGACTTTTGAGTATTGTATGTAGTAGTGTTTTTAAAACGATCGTTTGTATAGCGATATCTTGCAAATCCTGAAAGATCTACATTTTTTATAGCTTCTTCAAGTGGAGTTGCACTTGCAACACTTGAAAATGCACCTAAAGCAACCAAAGCAGCTAAGCTAACTTTTGTAATTTTCATCTAAATCTCCTTTTGATAAAAAGTTTTGAAAGGATATTATCATAGAAAAATTAATTTTATTGCTTAATTTTTCTTAAAATTTTAAAAAATATTACCAATTATTTACCAAAATAGGATAATGAGATAAAGATTGTCTTTTTAAAATTTCGTTTTATTTTGGATTAAATATAAAAAAATCAAAAATTCTTACTTACTTTTAGCTATTAGTCTTAGCTTCTTCTCGTTCTTTTTTCTGCCTTATAGCAGCTTCTTTTTGGATATTTTTTTGTTGAGCCAAGAAGATATGCTCTTCAAGTGTGACAAGTTGAAATACTCCTTCAAAAATTTTTATATCTTTAACGTATCCAAGCACTTTTACTTCTCTTTTTCTGCTCTCTTCAAATCTTGCTTGAGCGTCAAATTCCACCACGTCACCAAGCTTTAGCGGTCCAAAAAAATTTATCCTAGCTCCGATACTAACGCAAAATTCTTCATTAATAGCTAAAAGGGCAGCATGATTTGCGCCCATAAAAATAAACCCACTATGAATAAGCCCCTCAGTATCGCATACCATATCATCTGTAGTAAAAAATCTAGTCTTTGCGTGATTTTTTTCAAGTAAAAATGCCGTTCCACTAAAATTTAGCTTTGTAAGTGGAGCGGTTTTGATCTCGTTTCTTAATGGATTTTCATCTTCTGGTAAGATTATTTGCGATTCATCTTTTATATCATAGATATTTTCTTCTGCCATTTTTATCCTTAAATTTTAACTCTAACATATGCTCTTTTTGGCGCTGGGTAGCCCTCGATGGTTTTAGTACTGTCATCTGGGTCTAAGAAATTTTCAAGACTCTCACCATCTATCCACTGCGTTTTTCGCTGCTCATTTAGATCAGTCGCCTTTGTTTCAAGTAAGGTAAAATCCCTAAATTTAGCCCTCTCACACCAGTTTTGAAGTGCCGAGAGGGTAGGCACAAAGTAGATATTTGGAATTTTTGAGTATCTATCCTTTGGACTTAGCGCA is a genomic window containing:
- a CDS encoding porin → MKITKVSLAALVALGAFSSVASATPLEEAIKNVDLSGFARYRYTNDRFKNTTTYNTQKSSLAGHAYRMQTSFKAAIDDNFFGVLTLRYASKDGSGDNNGITYSNKYDTVIGGGTDKTNTTDTFGVYEMYLGYKVSDTTITAGKQLIKTFYDDGDIAATGLKVVNTDVAGLSLTAAAYDAIEDNTDEVDGPLLTTISGTSKFHNAPGNLYYLGAVGSYDPVSFKAAIANLQDIATLYGAEAAVSFNVTDDINLNLKGQYVHNDSDHKEVADADFWAVQAGTKLFGAKLNAGYLDFDAKNKTSDAKNSNKISFVTLDANGQLINPAKILNGAMASSKQFYNNIKGDNNYWFVNAGYDIDKFGFGAGYTKGKGYSNGLYVLADKDKAKRSEWYLDASYKYSKKLTFLSWYAAAKDKKDGESFKQDRIRFEAKYSF
- a CDS encoding MBL fold metallo-hydrolase, translating into MRVIHKSFGDFGTNCYIVTKNSSSIVIDPGDGAKEWVLQNAKNLKAILCTHGHFDHIFDAGKLKDELEIPVYINKFDAFMCENDIFGYMKSVFKPDVLVSNDENFQIDDFYIKFHHFPGHTPGCSMIEIDDVMFSGDFLFKGSIGRWDFPFSDKNEMLKSLEKCKLIDDDFTLCPGHGESSMLKSEQDNIDYWVGLVKNS
- a CDS encoding NAD+ synthase produces the protein MKEYQKIEETLVFSLKDKTKDKNLLLGVSGGIDSAVVATLCARAKPNETYALIMPTASSNRQNMDDALNLCEKLNIKYKVLSIEGILNAFYETIDVNLSNLRKGNLAARVRMSLLYDYSSSINALVIGTSNKSELMLGYGTIFGDLACAINPIGELYKSEIFEFAKHLGVDKNFINKAPSADLWDGQSDEGDIGYSYAVIDEILENLENNKEQVIKKFGLKAVSDIENRVVSNRFKRQMPLIVKI
- a CDS encoding thioesterase, which gives rise to MAEENIYDIKDESQIILPEDENPLRNEIKTAPLTKLNFSGTAFLLEKNHAKTRFFTTDDMVCDTEGLIHSGFIFMGANHAALLAINEEFCVSIGARINFFGPLKLGDVVEFDAQARFEESRKREVKVLGYVKDIKIFEGVFQLVTLEEHIFLAQQKNIQKEAAIRQKKEREEAKTNS